One window of the Perca fluviatilis chromosome 5, GENO_Pfluv_1.0, whole genome shotgun sequence genome contains the following:
- the mical1 gene encoding F-actin-monooxygenase mical1, whose translation MASQEPVNPSHATFNLFVQAQTCKDVKHHFAALCRQLDINPKDFQSFYVTLKERLNYWKAKALWTKLDKRASHPDYKQGRACIKNKCLVLGAGPCGLRTAIELSLLGAQVVVLEKRESFSRNNVLHLWPFTICDLCGLGAKKFYGRFCTGSLDHICIRQLQLILLKVSLLLGVEVHTGVEFQGLIEPAGDNGWMAKLHPGSHPAATFQFDVFISAGGGRFVPDGFKHKELRGKLAIGITTNFINRHTAAEAQVAEISGVARIYNQKFFQELLTETDIDLENIVYYKDDTHYFVMTAKKKSLLKKGVIKQDYSDAEELLAPANVDHEALYRYAHDAAYFSTGGKLPDLQFAQNHAGRPDVAMFDFTCMQRAEHASLVRERRGKKLLMCLVGDCLVEPFWPLGTGIARGFLASFDTAWMVRSWGMGVPHLKVLAERESIYQLLSQTTPENTSKNYAGYSIDPKTRYKRVNLSSIQPNQVQHLYDVDKSTSSSKKQKNRLSHMRQDSVSGFEELLKWCQKHISGYENVNVEDFSQSWRSGLALCALIHHFRPQLIDMSSMDESSAVHNNQLAFSILEKELGIPPVMSASDLANSGQIDKLSMVLYLTQVQSAFTVPAKDSAALLPSSKPLTLSQTQSAVFFLNKLKHNSLQRRKEKLASEKRERETMMGDEDSTMAPPLSPEPSPTPLYAALEPELEPGTGVPMTNSEECYFCGRMVYVLERISAEGKFFHRSCFTCHRCSITLRLGGYTFDQTTGRFYCELHSEELELENGAETSCKDSEGNPKGTNERDRLSSDDYTPSPSDEEYEHSLDCGPSAHSQSHKPEGQEHHIWEFKESEEPNTSKTPTDPLSKTEAAAPTEEETVPYPVPKPRHSRQTTPSPQPSPPIAKPRTVHILNPSTPEGHPSPAPTKEISKAAPDSRPKQLLRKLQLTDEEKSQLVNLQSLSADSDSETPGGSSSCSSSSATAGGPSTAKPEGLDGQEEEGYWSGSTASHMRERRNRRCFKRKELPGGQVRVRSKFSPWNLSSPRISRDTRLSVLINHPERVETTLRHANSTSEEGVDGDDDEDDDGDEDDDDEDDEMFQRDDIDLFDEKFQTMPSDPVEAEKMELMKMRTLERRAKMSELQRLRKAQSIQRRLEEIEVTFKELEDKGVLLERTLRGEAGSSGPPEMIEDWIQLVHEKNALVSEESDLMVASRQLELEDKQSMLELELRKYMELDDKTAEQQTEEDRVLQQMIDVVDMRDSLVSFLEEKRLKEISEEQEAFSIMEAKRHSKAGSQVHWA comes from the exons ATGGCGAGCCAGGAGCCCGTCAATCCTTCACATGCTACATTCAATCTCTTCGTCCAAGCCCAGACTTGTAAGGATGTGAAGCACCACTTTGCTGCGCTCTGCAGGCAACTGGACATCAATCCTAAGGATTTCCAGAGCTTCTACGTCACATTAAAGGAAAGACTGAACTACTGGAAGGCCAAAGCCCTTTGGACGAAGCTGGACAAAAGGGCATCTCACCCAGATTACAAGCAAGGAAGAGCCTGCATTAAAAACAAG TGTCTTGTGTTGGGAGCTGGGCCATGCGGGCTGAGAACGGCCATCGAACTGTCCCTGCTGGGGGCTCAGGTGGTGGTGTTGGAGAAGAGAGAGTCTTTCTCCAGGAACAATGTTCTCCACCTGTGGCCCTTCACCATTTGTGACCTCTGCGGGCTCGGAGCCAAGAAGTTCTACGGCAGATTCTGCACTGGGTCTCTGGATCACATCT GCATCCGTCAGCTGCAGTTGATTCTATTGAAAGTGTCACTTCTCCTCGGGGTAGAGGTGCACACGGGAGTGGAGTTTCAGGGCTTGATTGAGCCCGCAGGAGATAACG GTTGGATGGCCAAGCTGCATCCTGGGTCTCATCCTGCTGCAACCTTCCAGTTTGACGTCTTCATCTCTGCTGGAGGAGGCAGGTTTGTCCCTGATg GTTTTAAACATAAGGAACTAAGAGGCAAGCTGGCCATCGGCATCACAACCAACTTCATCAACAGACACACGGCTGCAGAGGCCCAAGTAGCAGAGATCAGCGGCGTGGCCCGCATCTACAACCAGAAGTTCTTCCAAGAGCTGCTCACTGAGACGG ATATTGATCTGGAGAACATTGTCTACTACAAAGACGACACCCACTACTTTGTCATGACTGCCAAGAAGAAGAGCTTGCTGAAGAAGGGGGTCATTAAACAG gactACAGCGATGCAGAGGAGCTGCTGGCTCCTGCAAATGTGGATCATGAGGCGTTGTACCGCTATGCCCACGATGCTGCCTACTTCTCAACTGGTGGCAAACTGCCTGACCTGCAGTTTGCTCAGAACCATGCGGGCCGGCCAGACGTGGCCATGTTTGACTTCACCTGCATGCAACGCGCTGAGCATGCGTCTCTGgtcagggagaggagagggaagaaaTTGTTGATGTGTCTGGTTGGAGATTGCCTCGTGGAG CCTTTCTGGCCTCTGGGTACAGGTATTGCCCGTGGGTTTCTAGCTTCTTTTGACACGGCGTGGATGGTAAGAAGCTGGGGCATGGGGGTCCCACATCTCAAGGTCCTGGCTGAGCG AGAGAGTATCTACCAGCTCCTGTCCCAAACCACACCAGAAAACACCAGCAAAAACTATGCTGGTTACAGCATCGACCCCAAAACGCGCTACAAGAGAGTCAACCTGTCTTCCATCCAGCCCAACCAG GTGCAGCACCTGTATGATGTTGATAAATCAACCTCATCAAGCAAGAAACAGAAGAACCGGTTGTCTCACATGCGTCAAG ATTCAGTCAGTGGTTTTGAAGAGTTGTTGAAATGGTGCCAGAAACACATCTCGGGTTATGAGAATGTGAACGTAGAAGATTTTTCCCAATCCTGGAGGTCCGGGCTGGCTCTGTGTGCTCTGATCCACCACTTCAGACCTCAGCTCAT TGACATGTCCTCCATGGATGAGTCCAGTGCTGTTCACAACAACCAACTGGCCTTCAGCATCTTGGAGAAGGAGCTGGGTATCCCACCTGTCATGTCTGCTAGTGACTTAGCCAACAGTGGTCAGATTGACAAGTTGTCCATGGTCCTCTACCTCACCCAGGTCCAAAGTGCCTTCACGGTGCCAGCAAAAG ACTCTGCAGCCTTGCTGCCGTCGTCCAAGCCCCTGACTCTCTCCCAGACACAGTCAGCCGTCTTTTTCCTGAACAAGCTGAAGCACAACTCTCTGCAAAGACGCAAG GAAAAGCTGGCAagtgagaaaagagagagggaaacaaTGATGGGAGATGAGGACAGT ACGATGGCGCCTCCTCTGTCCCCAGAGCCAAGTCCTACACCGCTCTACGCTGCTCTTGAGCCTGAGCTTGAACCTGGTACTGGTGTGCCGATGACAAACAGCGAGGAGTGTTACTTCTGCGGTCGGATGGTCTATGTGCTGGAGCGCATCAGTGCTGAGGGCAAGTTCTTCCATCGGAGCTGCTTCACCTGCCATCGGTGCAGCATCACACTCCGACTAGGAGGATACACCTTTGACCAGACTACAG GGAGATTTTACTGCGAGCTGCACTCAGAAGAACTGGAGCTGGAAAATGGGGCTGAAACATCTTGTAAG GATAGCGAAGGAAATCCCAAAGGAACAAATGAAAGGGACAGGCTTTCCAGTGATGATTATACACCATCTCCATCCGATGAGGAGTATGAGCACAGTCTGGACTGCGGTCCCTCTGCTCACTCACAGTCACATAAACCTGAAGGACAGGAGCACCATATATGGGAATTCAAAGAGTCCGAAGAACCAAATACATCAAAAACTCCCACCGATCCTCTATCTAAAACTGAGGCAGCAGCACCCACTGAGGAGGAGACAGTGCCCTATCCTGTCCCCAAGCCCCGCCACTCTCGGCAGACCACGCCCAGCCCTCAGCCCTCTCCTCCAATAGCCAAACCTCGCACGGTCCACATTCTTAACCCCTCAACTCCAGAAGGACATCCATCTCCAGCCCCTACAAAAGAGATCTCCAAGGCAGCGCCAGACTCCCGTCCGAAGCAATTGCTCCGAAAGCTTCAGCTGACCGATGAGGAGAAAAGCCAACTAGTGAATCTTCAGAGCCTCAGCGCGGACTCTGACTCTGAGACCCCTGGTGgatcctcctcctgctcctcttcctctgcaaCTGCAGGAGGGCCAAGCACCGCTAAACCAGAGGGCCTGGACGGGCAAGAAGAGGAGGGCTACTGGAGCGGGAGCACGGCGAGTCACATGCGGGAGAGGAGGAATCGACGCTGCTTCAAGAGAAAAGAGTTGCCAGGCGGGCAGGTCAGGGTACGATCCAAGTTTTCCCCGTGGAATCTGTCTTCCCCGAGGATCAGCAGAGACACCCGGCTCAGTGTCCTCATTAATCATCCAGAGAGAGTGG AAACAACATTGAGACATGCTAACAGCACCTCAGAAGAGGGTGTCGACGGAGATGATGACGAGGATGACGATGGCGACGAGGATGACGACGACGAAGATGATGAGATGTTTCAACGAGATGATATTGACTTATTTGATGAGAAA TTTCAGACAATGCCGTCAGACCCTGTTGAGGCCGAGAAGATGGAGCTGATGAAGATGAGGACACTGGAGCGGCGAGCCAAGATGAGCGAATTACAGCGATTGCGCAAAGCCCAG TCCATCCAGAGGAGACTGGAGGAGATTGAGGTAACCTTCAAGGAGTTGGAGGATAAGGGTGTACTGCTGGAGAGAACTCTGCGAGGAGAGGCTG GCAGCAGCGGCCCGCCTGAAATGATTGAGGATTGGATCCAACTCGTCCACGAGAAGAATGCGCTGGTGTCTGAGGAATCTGACCTCATGGTGGC gTCTCGGCAGCTGGAGCTCGAAGACAAGCAGAGCATGTTGGAGTTGGAGCTCAGGAAATACATGGAGCTGGACG ACAAGACCGCAGAGCAGCAGACCGAAGAAGACCGGGTCCTTCAACAGATGATCGACGTGGTGGACATGAGGGACTCGCTGGTGTCGTTTCTGGAGGAGAAGAGGCTGAAGGAGATAAGTGAGGAGCAAGAGGCCTTCTCCATCATGGAGGCTAAACGCCACTCCAAGGCAGGATCTCAGGTTCACTGGGCCTAA